In one window of Microtus pennsylvanicus isolate mMicPen1 chromosome 2, mMicPen1.hap1, whole genome shotgun sequence DNA:
- the Pak6 gene encoding serine/threonine-protein kinase PAK 6, whose translation MFRKKKKKRPEISAPQNFQHRVHTSFDPKEGKFVGLPPQWQNILDTLRRPKPVVDPSRITRVQLQPMKTVVRGSSVPTEGYISGLLNDIQKLSAISSNTLRGRSPTSRRRAQSLGLLGDEQWAADPDMYLQSPQSERTDPHGLYLSCNGGTPAGHRQMPWPEPQSPQALPNGLAAKAQSLGPAEFQGASQRCLQLGACLPSSPPGTSPPMATGRRGVKAAKHSSEEVRPQSCLVGSATGRPGGEGSPSSKNQESSLKHRLFRSMFLSTPATGSASSSKPVPLPQNKLNSAFRPPQKDSSSNLVAKAQSLPSDQPMGTFSPLTTSDTSSPQKSLRTVPAAGPLPGRSSPAGSPRTRHAQISTSNLYLPQDPTVAKGALAGEDTGIVTHEQFKAALRMVVDQGDPRLLLDSYVKIGEGSTGIVCLAREKHSGRQVAVKMMDLRKQQRRELLFNEVVIMRDYQHLNVVEMYKSYLVGEELWVLMEFLQGGALTDIISQVRLNEEQIATVCEAVLQALAYLHAQGVIHRDIKSDSILLTLDGRVKLSDFGFCAQISKDVPKRKSLVGTPYWMAPEVISRSLYATEVDIWSLGIMVIEMVDGEPPYFSDSPVQAMKRLRDSPPPKLKNSYKVSPVLRDFLERMLVREPQERATAQELLDHPFLLQTGLPECLVPLIQLYRKQTSTC comes from the exons ATGTTccggaagaaaaagaagaaacgcCCCGAGATATCAGCCCCACAAAACTTCCAGCACCGCGTCCACACCTCCTTTGACCCCAAGGAAGGCAAGTTCGTGGGCCTCCCCCCACAATGGCAGAATATCTTGGACACCTTGAGGCGGCCCAAGCCTGTGGTGGATCCTTCTCGAATTACACGGGTGCAGCTGCAGCCCATGAAG ACGGTGGTGCGGGGCAGCTCAGTGCCCACGGAGGGCTACATCTCAGGGCTGCTCAACGACATCCAGAAGTTGTCGGCTATCAGCTCCAATACCCTGCGCGGACGCAGCCCCACTAGCCGGCGGCGGGCACAGTCGCTGGGGCTGCTGGGGGATGAGCAATGGGCCGCTGACCCGGATATGTACCTTCAGAGTCCTCAGTCTGAGCGCACTGATCCCCATGGCCTCTACCTCAGCTGCAATGGGGGCACACCAGCAGGTCACAGGCAGATGCCGTGGCCGGAGCCACAGAGCCCACAGGCCCTGCCCAATGGGCTGGCTGCCAAGGCACAGTCCTTGGGCCCTGCTGAGTTCCAGGGTGCCTCGCAGCGCTGCCTGCAGCTGGGTGCCTGCCTACCGAGTTCCCCACCTGGCACCTCACCCCCTATGGCCACAGGGAGGCGTGGGGTGAAGGCTGCCAAGCATAGCTCAGAGGAGGTGCGGCCACAGTCCTGCCTGGTGGGCTCAGCCACTGGCAGGCCAGGTGGAGAAGGCAGCCCTAGCTCTAAGAACCAGGAGAGCAGTCTCAAGCACCGGCTCTTCCGAAGCATGTTCCTGTCCACTCCCGCCACAGGCTCTGCAAGCAGCAGCAAGCCGGTCCCTCTGCCACAGAACAAG CTCAACTCCGCTTTCCGACCACCGCAGAAAGATTCCTCCTCAAACTTGGTGGCCAAGGCCCAGTCCTTGCCCTCGGACCAGCCTATGGGGACCTTCAGCCCCCTGACCACCTCGGATACCAGCAGCCCCCAGAAGTCCCTCCGCACAGTCCCAGCCGCTGGCCCACTTCCAGGCCGGTCTTCTCCAGCAGGCTCCCCCCGCACGCGGCATGCTCAGATCAGCACCAGCAACCTATACCTGCCCCAGGACCCCACCGTGGCCAAGGGGGCCCTGGCCGGCGAGGACACGGGCATTGTGACACATGAGCAGTTCAAGGCTGCACTCAGGATGGTGGTGGACCAGGGTGACCCCCGGCTGCTGCTGGACAGCTATGTGAAGATTGGGGAGGGCTCCACGGGCATTGTGTGTCTGGCCCGGGAGAAGCACTCGGGTCGCCAGGTGGCCGTTAAGATGATGGACCTCAGAAAGCAGCAACGCAGGGAGCTGCTCTTTAACGAG GTGGTGATCATGCGTGACTACCAGCACCTCAACGTGGTGGAGATGTACAAGAGTTACTTGGTAGGCGAGGAGCTGTGGGTGCTGATGGAGTTCCTGCAGGGCGGGGCCCTCACAGACATCATCTCCCAAGTCAG GCTGAATGAGGAGCAGATTGCCACCGTGTGTGAGGCTGTGCTTCAGGCCTTGGCTTACCTGCACGCCCAGGGTGTCATCCACCGAGACATCAAGAGTGATTCCATCCTGCTGACCCTCGACGGCAGG GTAAAGCTCTCAGACTTTGGATTCTGTGCTCAGATCAGCAAAGATGTCCCCAAGAGAAAGTCCCTGGTAGGAACCCCATACTGGATGGCTCCTGAAGTGATCTCCAGATCTCTGTATGCTACCGAG GTGGATATCTGGTCTCTGGGCATCATGGTGATTGAGATGGTGGACGGAGAGCCTCCCTACTTCAGCGACTCCCCAGTGCAAGCCATGAAGAGGCTCCGGGACAGCCCCCCACCCAAGTTAAAGAACTCTTACAAG GTCTCCCCAGTGCTGCGAGACTTCCTGGAGCGGATGCTGGTACGGGAACCCCAAGAGAGAGCCACAGCCCAGGAGCTCCTGGATCACCCCTTTCTGCTGCAGACAGGGCTGCCCGAGTGCCTGGTGCCTCTGATACAGCTCTACCGCAAGCAGACCTCCACCTGCTGA
- the Ankrd63 gene encoding ankyrin repeat domain-containing protein 63 yields the protein MLKPKDLCPRAGTRTFLEAMQAGKVHLARFVLDALDRSIIDCRAEQGRTPLMVAVGLPDPAMRSRFVRLLLEQGAAVNLRDERGRTALSLACERGHLDAVQLLVQFSGDPEAADSAGNSPVMWAAACGHGAVLEFLVRSFRRLGLRLDRTNRAGLTALQLAASRGHGTCVQALTGPWGRAAAAAAARGSNSDSPPSRTAPAPSPERRRPSPRRLPRPLLARFARAAGGHGHGHGHGHGHGGELASAGKGSGRHRAQGSERPELGRSMSLALGTMTEEETARLRAGALMARPNSPQSSGSGRWRSQEVLKGAPPTLVQAPIGLSPHPEGGPGSGRLGLRRRSTAPDIPSLVGEASGPESGPELETNAQPFSVPGPKPWHEGTEAVVLQAQR from the coding sequence ATGCTCAAGCCCAAGGACCTATGCCCCCGGGCGGGTACGCGCACCTTCCTTGAGGCAATGCAGGCGGGCAAAGTCCACTTGGCCCGTTTCGTGCTGGACGCGCTGGACCGCAGCATCATCGACTGCCGCGCCGAGCAGGGCCGTACGCCGCTCATGGTGGCGGTGGGGCTGCCGGACCCCGCCATGCGCTCGCGCTTCGTGCGCCTGCTGCTGGAGCAGGGTGCGGCCGTGAACCTGAGGGACGAGCGCGGCCGCACTGCACTCAGCCTGGCCTGCGAGCGAGGCCACCTGGACGCTGTGCAGCTGCTGGTGCAGTTCAGCGGCGATCCGGAGGCAGCGGACTCAGCGGGCAACAGCCCGGTGATGTGGGCGGCGGCGTGCGGCCACGGGGCGGTGCTGGAGTTCCTGGTGCGCTCTTTCCGCCGCCTGGGCTTGCGCCTTGACCGCACCAACCGTGCTGGCCTCACAGCGCTGCAGCTGGCCGCCTCCCGCGGTCACGGGACCTGTGTGCAAGCCCTCACCGGGCCTTGGGGTCGGGCAGCCGCAGCGGCAGCGGCCCGGGGCTCCAACTCCGACAGTCCCCCAAGCCGTACTGCCCCGGCGCCCAGCCCAGAGCGTCGACGGCCCAGCCCCCGTCGTCTACCGCGACCCCTATTGGCGCGGTTTGCGCGAGCTGCCGGCGGCCACGGCCACGGTCATGGCCACGGCCACGGCCACGGAGGTGAGCTTGCCTCTGCAGGCAAGGGCTCGGGCCGACACAGGGCACAAGGCAGCGAGAGGCCAGAGCTGGGCCGGAGCATGAGCCTAGCGCTGGGTACCATGACGGAGGAGGAGACAGCACGCCTTCGGGCAGGAGCTCTGATGGCCCGACCAAACTCACCCCAGTCTTCAGGGAGTGGGCGGTGGCGCTCACAGGAGGTGCTGAAGGGAGCGCCCCCAACCTTAGTGCAAGCCCCTATTGGCCTCAGTCCTCATCCCGAGGGTGGCCCAGGCTCTGGCCGCCTGGGTTTGAGGCGACGTTCCACAGCCCCAGACATCCCCAGCCTGGTCGGGGAGGCTTCAGGGCCCGAGAGTGGCCCGGAATTAGAGACCAATGCTCAGCCTTTCTCAGTGCCCGGGCCAAAGCCTTGGCACGAGGGCACAGAGGCTGTGGTATTGCAGGCTCAGCGGTAA